From the Candidatus Bathyarchaeota archaeon genome, one window contains:
- a CDS encoding metal-dependent transcriptional regulator: MNDAGPVARLNVTEETYVETIDALLNTRGYAVVTDIAKELNVKSPSVTSMLKKLDSLGFVKYTPYRNVFLTQKGQSLATFLKKRQTSLQTFLNLLGVDEKTAEEDACAVEHIVHGSTSEKLSKFVEFVQTTPQGTNWLDCFKTYEKLGNCPYPACPFINKKCSNPQTPQKSS, encoded by the coding sequence TTGAATGACGCTGGACCTGTTGCTAGGCTAAACGTAACAGAAGAGACTTATGTTGAAACTATAGATGCCCTGTTAAATACGCGCGGATACGCTGTAGTAACTGACATCGCCAAAGAACTCAACGTCAAATCCCCAAGCGTCACCAGTATGCTAAAAAAACTCGACTCCTTAGGATTCGTAAAATACACCCCCTACCGCAACGTCTTTCTAACCCAAAAAGGACAAAGCCTCGCAACTTTTCTCAAAAAACGCCAAACCTCCCTTCAAACTTTTCTTAACCTGCTTGGCGTAGATGAAAAAACCGCTGAAGAAGACGCCTGCGCCGTAGAACACATCGTGCACGGGTCAACCTCCGAGAAACTTTCAAAATTCGTAGAATTCGTACAAACCACCCCCCAAGGCACAAACTGGCTAGACTGCTTCAAAACCTACGAAAAACTCGGCAACTGCCCCTACCCCGCCTGCCCCTTCATAAACAAAAAATGCAGCAACCCCCAAACACCCCAGAAAAGCT